The Drosophila innubila isolate TH190305 chromosome 2L unlocalized genomic scaffold, UK_Dinn_1.0 4_B_2L, whole genome shotgun sequence genome segment GTCGTACCTTTAAGCACGTGGATCTGGCGACGGATAGGATAAAGTATGTGCACAATGGATTGGAGAACTTTAATGATCACGCCACGCTGGATATGCAGATTCATGGCGATGTCCATAAGATACCCGGGAATATTCTCGGAAAGCATCGGTTTCTAATCCATGCGAATATAACAGCAGTGAATGATCCTCcccagctgcagttgcattcTCACAAGATTCTGCGTGTTATTGAGGGCATCGAGCGTATACTTGATGTGGACCTGTTCAACATTGTAGATCCCGATAGCGATCCCAGTGATCTGATCTACACAATTATGCCTTCAACGGTTTCCCAAGAGGCTTTTGGTCGTTTCATGGTGGGTGGCATTAACACGATGACCTTTTCCCAGGCGAATGTCAATCTGGGTCAGGTCTCCTATTTGTACAATTCCACGACAACTGAATCTTTTAGTTATCAACTGCTGCTTCATGTCTCCGATGGCATAGAGACCAGTGATACAGTCTATTTACCCGTCTCAGTGCATCCTTTAGAGCTGCGAGTTGTTAACAACACAGGACTCATCATGATCCACAAGAATTCTGTTCTTTTAACACCCGCCAATCTCTCCATTGGCACGAATGCCGTCGATGAACATATTGATATACGCTACGATATTGTAAAGCCTCCCCAACATGGTGTGCTCCAGCGTCTCCGACAGATTGACGGCACCTGGGTGAACGTGGAATGGTTCACCGATAGCCAGTTGCTGCTGGGACAAATTCGATATCTGCACAACAGCGATTTCCCTTGGCAAGATGAATTCAAGGTGCGTATTTGTCAAACGGGCAGCCAACACTGTTAGCAATTGCCTAATCAatgtaaaatagttttataatgGGCGAAAAGTGTGACCATAAACGTTATTAAAGGAAAAATGTGCAGGGAAAAGTGTagataaaattgacagtgatggaaaaaaattgtactttacaattttgtaaaatcaaataggtaaaataataatattattgactTTTCTCAAGGGAATCGGTTAAGGTTTGACAAGGCTATGAcagcttaaagtttttgaagaaagcatgcaacaaaatggacagtgatggaagaaatttaattaagttatccaattttaaaaataaattcaattaatggCTTCCGCAAAGATTAAATTTTCGATTACCAGCCAGAAATAATCTACAAATCACAGGAACCTACGCAAAGTTTTCTCAATTGTCACTACAAGATTTtctctaaatatttttctataagaACACCAATAAATGGATTAAAAATCTCATTTACACCTAAgaaaatgcattaattatataaCGAAGCTATCTCTTAAATtggtaaaatatttgttactaATTAAAAACACATTAGAAATTCTGTTATCACTATTGAGGGGCTCTCTCCTCAACACCCTTACAATTCCTTAAATTCCTTActtcaaatataaatgtacaCCTTACATCATACTAATTATGTCACTTCCTAAACTCTCACAGTTTATTGCCTCGTTTGGCTTTGTGACGACACAAACCTTTGACTTTCGGATAACATTTACTCGACTGAAGATCGCCTGCAATTCACCTCCGATCATAGCGATCAATGGAACTCGGGAGTTTCTGTTGACCAACAAACTGTTGAGCTATGAGACGGTACCAATTGGCAGCTTTCCCCGAAATATCATCTATAAGATCAGTAAGCCGACGAAATATGGCGGCATCTATGTGGAGGGATCACGTAAGGCGGCCAAGCAGATGGACTCCTTTACGCAGCAGGACATTGACAAGCGTCGCATTCATTACAAGACTCATCACAGTTGTTACTCGAGTTTTACGGATCATCTGGAATTCGTAGTGTCCGTGGCGGAGTGCGATGATGTGGTGGGCAAACTGCAGATCATCTTTAATCCGCTGGAGGAGCTTATACATAAGCTGCACTTTCAGAAGTTCGATGTCATGCAGGTGCAGGAAGGTGAAAGGGCATTGATCACTAAAAACCACTTCCAGATACGATTCAACATCTATGAGAGTCTACAGTTCCAAGTGTCGGTGCCGCCATCTCATGGATTGGTCTGTAAATATGATGAACACACGGGATTGACAACTCCTGTGGAATTGTTTACACTGGAGCAACTTTTCCGCAACGATATCTATTATTGTCACGATGATACGGAGTCCACGTTGGATGGGTTCGAGCTGTTGATACTCTCTAGCGATGAGACAGATCTCCAGTTTGTGGCTAATATGGAGGTGCACATCAAGCTGGTCAATGATAATGAACCCTATCGCAGTGCTGTGGAACGTGTCTTCCATGTAGTCCGCAATGGCATTCGCACCCTTAATCCAACTGTGCTGCAATATCTCGATGCGGATGTGAACACAAATCACACGGATATCCATTTCACCCATGTGTCGAGTACAAATGGCGCCTTCTACAAGTCGGGACACTTTATAGACACTTTCAGTCAGGATGACATTGCCAATCGCAGGATAATGTTCCAGCACAGCGGACCAGATGTGGGCACCGCCTCTTTCATAGTCACTGATCGTGAACATGAGGTGAATGGTCAGCTGGAGATTCGTGCCTCCGATCCCTTTGTCTCCATGTTGCCAGCGAATGCTTCTATTGTGCAAGAGGGCAAGTTTGTTATCCTTAAGAATAAGGACTTTGTGCTGGAAAccaatttggatatgaaactAGATGAGATCTACTACGAGGTGATTAAGCCGCCTTCCTATGGCATTCTCATGTACCTCAGTGGACAACCAGGAGCGGCAGAGAGGGAGAATGGGACAATAATGCATAAGGCGACCAATTTTACATCCTTGGGCAACTTTACCCACATGGATATAGAGCGAGAACGTCTGGTCTATTGGAATACAGAGATAGCATCGATGGATAAAGTGAGgtgagtaaataataaaaaagtaaaccATCCAGAAGAGATATTAATCTTTTTCCTACGTTTCAGATATCGCGTGCATATTAAGAATATTACAGCCGAAGGCGAGGTCATATTTCGGATATATCCCTCGGCCTATTGGGAACCCCTGCAGGTGAAACAGAATCACACACTCTACGTGGAGGAATCAACGAGTGTGTTGATCTCAAGGGATATTTTAGAGGTATTTAGGAAGGAAATTAGGGAAacttctattttctattttatattttctatcaAGCATGAAATAATCCGACTTTATCTCTTCCTCAGGTCGTTCATCCAAACATCTCACCAGGTGATATAACCTTCTTGGTTACATCTTCACCGATGCATGGTTATCTTGAAATGCAGTCCATGTCTTTTGACGATGAATACAACTGCAAGGTCTTTGATCAATCCTCCGTCAACACGGAAAAGATGTTCTATATCCAAGCAGGAGTTAATCAATCCTCGGATTACTTTGTATTCGATGTGACCAATGGCATTACGTGGTTGCGTCAACTGATGCTGAAGATTATCATTATTCCAGAGAAGCTTTACATGCACACGAATATCATCTCGGTTGTGGAGGGAAAAATGGTGCAATTGAGCGCTACAGATATTCAACCCTATTCGGAGTACTATCGGGGCAAGATATTGGAGTATATAGTCACTATAACACCTAATTCGGGGCATATACTTGCGGGCAGTTCAAAGGTCAAGCGATTTACGCAAAAGCAACTGGAACAGGGAAGCATTCAATATGTGCACAATGGCAGTGAGAATGCAACGGATACTCTAACAATGATCGCCATGGCCAGGAACAAGGAGAGCGTGCCCTTTGAACTGGAGTTTGCTGTAGTTCCTGTCAATGATGAGGAGCCCATGATGGTGACCAATACAGGTCTTCAGGTTTGGAATGGTGGGCGTTATGTCATCAGGAATACAGATCTACGTAAGTTTAATCATTGTCTATTTCTTCTCCCTGTCTATTTTTCTACCTCTCTAACTTTTTCCGCCGTTCCCTTGTTTTGTCCAAATTTCCTAATTATTATGTTCGAAtattccctctctttctcccgtttgtatatttttcctTTATATCTAATTCTGTCTATCAATTTATCAATGTCTCATCTTAccaattttttcttgtttatttctCTACCCATTAGTTGTCCAGGATTATGATACTCCCCCAGAGAATTTAACATACATTGTGAATTACGTTTATGGAGGTTACTTGGCCGAAAAGTCTGCAACCCTGCACAAGATCGAGCACTTCACCCAATCCCAAATCAATTCCGAGAAGATCTACTTTATACACAACGCCAACTCAAGAAAAAACGAACTCTCCTTCCTGGTCACCGATGGACTCTTTAATACCAGCACTCAATTGCTTAATATTGAGATCAAACCCATTGAAATCCTAGTCGAGCACAATGAGAATTTGCATGTCTTTCCCTCACTAAGAAGCAAATTCTACGCGATCATTTGCACTTCAAGTGCTCGGATGAGGAACGTGAGATACGCTATAATATTACAGTGCCTCCCAATTTGGGGCGCATTGTCAACGAGTATTTGGGCAATGGATATGCCAAGGAAATCAGCGAATTTACCCAGAACGATGTGGACAACGGACACATCTTCTATGAGCACACGGCAGTCATTATGGAATTCCGCATCAATGATTCCTTCTTCTTTGACGTGGTGGCCGAGCGCAGTGATCGCCTTTTGGATCAGAAGTTTAATATAGAAATCTCAGTATCTTCTGGAGGATTACTACGATTTTTGCCTGTTTCAAAGTTAAATGTGGATGAAGGAGGTTCTGTGCCAATTAAGCTGGATTtctccaaaattttggagtACTTAAAAACGCGAGCTGGCATTAACAATCCGGAATTGTTTATCGAAGCGGCACAGAAGCCCACACATGGCAGCATTGGGCTGGGACATGAGTTTAAGCCCATGCAACGTTATCATCCAAGTGATTTCTTTACCAAAAAAGTATATTACATACACGATCATACGGATACCTTAGAGGATACTATACTTATGGGAGTGTACTTGACACAGGGGTAAGTTGACCTAAGactgattaaaaaattctattctttttattaacctacttttttggcttaaaaattcaagctaaaatgaaaacagttaagaaaataaattatttgttattaaattaagccAAGTTTAAAACCAAACCATTTAACCGAACCTTTTTCATAGATTTGGAGGCTTGCAACCTGGTTTAGATAATGAAATCTATATGCTTATCTAATTTCTCTCCTTTCAGCAATATTTTTCTGTGTAATCTAACCATTCCGGTTTCCATCAATCCCATCAATGATCAACCCTTTCAACTGATTACCCATCTTCCCCAAATGGTTGTGGTTGAAGGAGAGAATCGCACCATAACGCGAGATGCTTTACTCACAGAGGATAAGGACACGCCTCCAGAGGAAATAATATATGATGTGATGAGCGGCCCTACGTTGGGAGTACTCAAAAAGCTGAATAACAATGGGCAGCCC includes the following:
- the LOC117779663 gene encoding LOW QUALITY PROTEIN: chondroitin sulfate proteoglycan 4 (The sequence of the model RefSeq protein was modified relative to this genomic sequence to represent the inferred CDS: inserted 1 base in 1 codon), whose amino-acid sequence is MSRLCGFGYGFLLAMLQLLQTASSMKVSLFGDGYVSMPLQEAKMSTNIRVKFRTKQEDAFLFLAAGRTDYCLLRLENGLISFSYKIERDVVQLRSPKKQKLNDLEWHDVAVQRFENNVTLQVDGHIMRKQLPNDLAALNVHFGTFLGGVGDFTAEFLNDVIGFRGCISDVFYNNINIIKRAKDRTGHTTSTGVSWTCSNEFDGGVQDSISFLSNDSFALMLKESHAEGETLSFQFRTMTESGTVFFNGGYDFMLLEIEDQKLKLTFNKAGSLVQFMTNETISDGKWHRVLLRYNAVMAELVLDDGQLTYRGDHANDTKTSINLEKSVFFGGVQEEMRRRLINKGLRINEISFKGCMRNIHVNNLALGFGEMTISRQLALNCVWKYPCVEHSPCLKSGICSQHGVDEFICYCDQSYCIKADFQGPFKIFTETSPELELLYVSPIQLLEGGTVFLTTHIINVLLDMRRYPSLSEQSISFHVVQQPKYGQLLQYSQEGSNFVPCRTFKHVDLATDRIKYVHNGLENFNDHATLDMQIHGDVHKIPGNILGKHRFLIHANITAVNDPPQLQLHSHKILRVIEGIERILDVDLFNIVDPDSDPSDLIYTIMPSTVSQEAFGRFMVGGINTMTFSQANVNLGQVSYLYNSTTTESFSYQLLLHVSDGIETSDTVYLPVSVHPLELRVVNNTGLIMIHKNSVLLTPANLSIGTNAVDEHIDIRYDIVKPPQHGVLQRLRQIDGTWVNVEWFTDSQLLLGQIRYLHNSDFPWQDEFKFIASFGFVTTQTFDFRITFTRLKIACNSPPIIAINGTREFLLTNKLLSYETVPIGSFPRNIIYKISKPTKYGGIYVEGSRKAAKQMDSFTQQDIDKRRIHYKTHHSCYSSFTDHLEFVVSVAECDDVVGKLQIIFNPLEELIHKLHFQKFDVMQVQEGERALITKNHFQIRFNIYESLQFQVSVPPSHGLVCKYDEHTGLTTPVELFTLEQLFRNDIYYCHDDTESTLDGFELLILSSDETDLQFVANMEVHIKLVNDNEPYRSAVERVFHVVRNGIRTLNPTVLQYLDADVNTNHTDIHFTHVSSTNGAFYKSGHFIDTFSQDDIANRRIMFQHSGPDVGTASFIVTDREHEVNGQLEIRASDPFVSMLPANASIVQEGKFVILKNKDFVLETNLDMKLDEIYYEVIKPPSYGILMYLSGQPGAAERENGTIMHKATNFTSLGNFTHMDIERERLVYWNTEIASMDKVRYRVHIKNITAEGEVIFRIYPSAYWEPLQVKQNHTLYVEESTSVLISRDILEVVHPNISPGDITFLVTSSPMHGYLEMQSMSFDDEYNCKVFDQSSVNTEKMFYIQAGVNQSSDYFVFDVTNGITWLRQLMLKIIIIPEKLYMHTNIISVVEGKMVQLSATDIQPYSEYYRGKILEYIVTITPNSGHILAGSSKVKRFTQKQLEQGSIQYVHNGSENATDTLTMIAMARNKESVPFELEFAVVPVNDEEPMMVTNTGLQVWNGGRYVIRNTDLLVQDYDTPPENLTYIVNYVYGGYLAEKSATLHKIEHFTQSQINSEKIYFIHNANSRKNELSFLVTDGLFNTSTQLLNIEIKPIEILVEHNENLHVFPXTKKQILRDHLHFKCSDEEREIRYNITVPPNLGRIVNEYLGNGYAKEISEFTQNDVDNGHIFYEHTAVIMEFRINDSFFFDVVAERSDRLLDQKFNIEISVSSGGLLRFLPVSKLNVDEGGSVPIKLDFSKILEYLKTRAGINNPELFIEAAQKPTHGSIGLGHEFKPMQRYHPSDFFTKKVYYIHDHTDTLEDTILMGVYLTQGNIFLCNLTIPVSINPINDQPFQLITHLPQMVVVEGENRTITRDALLTEDKDTPPEEIIYDVMSGPTLGVLKKLNNNGQPEDLLVFSNQFTQADVNNDRIIYVHFGQPQSTTFCFTVTDGQFNPAYEIFTIKVAPISLLPAVSQTPVSLQQGSDKAYMNLEHIGLSTNVKVDRLAYNISNSPLYGILLYKNQPTLRFSQQLLETSQITYMLTDSLRSNDTFQISAYVPGTNYAAQVDVVVMVEPVIKINDIDMREAESSSSAAGGKIRLSSSLVNDNPLSLKLNKFNPKFVITRMPATGQLRKIIRSSSNGATLLTGTDAQNERSTNIFSYKELRSGVVYFVPHASVDETEAESDSFDYQLIIKTVQPAQATVSIEYRAQALETETVHLGNADISINYLAVGCALFILLICLLIVLLLLKMRSMRKRKADISKDQPPALPCPPDLTSVSPQHHHHHLHYASSEADSVPATGNSTPLPGFSNIPHCKIIPVESFKHEYPDYDPDEDETDDQCDPQQMMLPQRYNPYHVDHDAWSSSCDMANDFAGYASVPQSISISGSVSSPPSAPPTNPLLRRNQYWV